In Streptomyces puniciscabiei, a single genomic region encodes these proteins:
- a CDS encoding GNAT family N-acetyltransferase encodes MEIRRATTVTEVVAAGHLFDNPARPEWAERFLTTAGHHLLLAYEEDAVAGFVSGVETVHPDKGTEMFLYELAVDEPYRRRGIGRALVLRLAALARERGCYGMWVGVEAGNDVALAAYRSAGGEDDGSCTVMTWGF; translated from the coding sequence ATGGAGATTCGCCGGGCCACCACCGTCACCGAAGTCGTCGCCGCCGGGCACCTGTTCGACAACCCGGCGCGCCCGGAGTGGGCGGAGCGTTTCCTCACCACCGCCGGGCACCACCTGCTGCTGGCCTACGAGGAGGACGCGGTGGCCGGTTTCGTCAGCGGCGTGGAGACCGTGCACCCCGACAAGGGCACCGAGATGTTCCTGTACGAGCTGGCCGTGGACGAGCCGTACCGGCGCCGGGGCATCGGCCGGGCGCTCGTCCTGCGCCTCGCCGCGCTGGCCCGGGAGCGGGGCTGTTACGGCATGTGGGTGGGGGTCGAGGCCGGGAACGACGTCGCCCTTGCCGCCTATCGCAGTGCGGGCGGCGAGGACGACGGTTCGTGCACGGTGATGACCTGGGGGTTCTGA
- a CDS encoding APC family permease — MTDTLRPVDTAVIDASDSPQKLKRSIGVVGGTLLTLSCVTPASTLFVIVPDLFSSLGTATALCIAIGALLCIPVAFCYSELGTLIPSAGGEYAIVSTLAGRLAGWLAFVMSLLVVMIVPPVIAMGTADYLAPVVHLDPSMTGAGVMIAATLAGLLDLRANAWITGIFLVLEVVAAGVVAMLGFTHSHRGAGSLVSSLQVAGDHAHVSPVTAMMVLSGLAIALFATQGFSTAIYLSEELENPRRSVARTVLATLAISSVVILVPVVAITLGAGDLKTLTGGDISSMVIAWSNSAVGTFVSLCVALAIINAGIVMVIQNSRVLFASARDKAWPAPVNSALAKLGRFGSPWVATLVVGVPGAFLCFVNLDTLYGVTGVAVTGLYLLVAIAALLSRRGVHGTRKAWRMPLWPAMPVLLIAVLLYILVEQDPSYLWWTGGITAVATLYWAFYLRPRRETRWLVSLPEDVRAAEEEQAAEGTPVTTAGPAAESAQA; from the coding sequence ATGACCGACACGCTCCGCCCTGTCGATACAGCCGTCATAGACGCTTCTGACAGTCCCCAGAAGCTCAAGCGTTCCATCGGTGTCGTCGGCGGCACCCTGCTGACTCTCTCCTGCGTCACGCCCGCCTCCACGCTCTTCGTGATCGTGCCCGACCTGTTCTCCAGCCTGGGCACGGCGACGGCGCTCTGCATCGCCATCGGCGCGCTGCTCTGTATCCCCGTGGCGTTCTGTTACTCCGAGCTGGGCACCCTCATTCCCAGCGCGGGTGGCGAGTACGCCATCGTCTCCACCCTCGCCGGACGGCTCGCCGGCTGGCTGGCCTTCGTGATGTCGCTCCTCGTCGTGATGATCGTCCCTCCGGTCATCGCCATGGGCACCGCCGACTACCTCGCCCCGGTCGTCCACCTCGACCCGTCCATGACGGGCGCCGGCGTGATGATCGCGGCCACCCTCGCCGGTCTGCTGGACCTGCGCGCCAACGCCTGGATCACCGGCATCTTCCTGGTCCTGGAGGTCGTCGCCGCGGGAGTCGTCGCGATGCTCGGCTTCACCCACTCCCACCGGGGCGCGGGCAGCCTAGTGAGCTCCCTGCAGGTGGCCGGAGACCACGCGCACGTCAGCCCGGTCACGGCCATGATGGTCCTCTCCGGGCTCGCCATCGCCCTCTTCGCCACCCAGGGCTTCTCCACCGCCATCTACCTCTCCGAGGAGCTGGAGAACCCGCGCCGCAGCGTCGCCCGTACCGTCCTCGCGACCCTCGCCATCTCCAGCGTCGTCATCCTGGTGCCGGTCGTGGCGATCACCCTGGGCGCCGGTGACCTGAAGACCCTGACCGGCGGCGACATCTCCAGCATGGTCATCGCCTGGAGCAACTCGGCCGTCGGCACCTTCGTCAGCCTGTGCGTCGCCCTCGCGATCATCAACGCGGGCATCGTCATGGTCATCCAGAACTCCCGCGTCCTGTTCGCCTCCGCCCGCGACAAGGCCTGGCCCGCCCCGGTCAACAGCGCCCTCGCCAAGCTCGGCCGGTTCGGCTCCCCCTGGGTCGCCACCCTCGTCGTCGGTGTCCCGGGTGCCTTCCTCTGCTTCGTCAACCTGGACACGCTCTACGGCGTCACCGGCGTCGCCGTCACCGGCCTGTACCTGCTGGTCGCGATCGCCGCGCTGCTCTCCCGGCGCGGCGTGCACGGCACCAGGAAGGCGTGGCGGATGCCGCTGTGGCCGGCGATGCCGGTCCTGCTGATCGCCGTCCTCCTCTACATCCTGGTCGAGCAGGACCCGTCCTACCTGTGGTGGACCGGCGGCATCACCGCGGTCGCCACCCTCTACTGGGCCTTCTACCTGCGCCCGCGCCGCGAGACCCGCTGGCTGGTGTCCCTGCCGGAGGACGTCCGCGCGGCCGAGGAGGAGCAGGCGGCCGAGGGCACGCCGGTCACGACGGCCGGCCCGGCGGCCGAGAGCGCGCAGGCGTAG
- the mmsA gene encoding CoA-acylating methylmalonate-semialdehyde dehydrogenase, with protein sequence MTKIVNHWIGGKTVEGASGTYGPVTDPATGAVTTKVAFASVEEVDAAVAAAKDAFTTWGQSSLAQRTTILFRFRALLDAHRDEIAELITAEHGKVHSDALGEVARGLEIVDLACGINVQLKGELSTEVAGRVDVSSIRQPLGVVAGITPFNFPAMVPMWMFPIAIACGNTFVLKPSEKDPSASIRIAELLSEAGLPDGVFNVVHGDKVAVDRLLEHPDVKAVSFVGSTPIARYIHTTASAKGKRVQALGGAKNHMLVLPDADLDAAADAAVSAAYGSAGERCMAISAVVAVGAIGDTLVEKIRERAEKIKIGPGNDPTSEMGPLITAAHRDKVASYVSGAAAEGAEVVLDGTGHTVEGFEDGHWIGISLLDKVPTTAKAYQDEIFGPVLCVLRVDTYEEGVALINASPFGNGTAIFTRDGGAARRFQLEIEAGMVGVNVPIPVPVGYHSFGGWKDSLFGDHHIYGNDGTHFYTRGKVVTTRWPDPADAPAGVDLGFPRNH encoded by the coding sequence ATGACGAAGATCGTCAACCACTGGATCGGCGGGAAGACCGTCGAAGGCGCGTCGGGCACGTACGGGCCGGTCACCGACCCGGCGACCGGCGCGGTCACCACGAAGGTCGCGTTCGCGTCGGTGGAGGAGGTGGACGCGGCCGTAGCGGCGGCCAAGGACGCCTTCACCACCTGGGGCCAGTCCTCGCTGGCCCAGCGGACCACCATCCTCTTCCGGTTCCGTGCGCTGCTCGACGCGCACCGCGACGAGATCGCCGAGCTGATCACCGCCGAGCACGGCAAGGTGCACTCGGACGCGCTGGGCGAGGTCGCGCGCGGTCTGGAGATCGTGGACCTGGCCTGTGGCATCAACGTGCAGCTGAAGGGCGAGCTGTCCACGGAGGTCGCCGGCCGCGTGGACGTCTCCTCCATCCGCCAGCCGCTCGGTGTGGTCGCCGGCATCACGCCGTTCAACTTCCCGGCGATGGTCCCGATGTGGATGTTCCCGATCGCCATCGCGTGCGGCAACACGTTCGTGCTGAAGCCGAGCGAGAAGGACCCGTCGGCGTCCATCCGGATCGCCGAGCTGCTGAGCGAGGCCGGGCTGCCGGACGGCGTCTTCAACGTCGTGCACGGCGACAAGGTGGCCGTCGACCGGCTGCTGGAGCACCCGGACGTCAAGGCGGTGTCGTTCGTCGGCTCCACCCCGATCGCCCGCTACATCCACACCACGGCCTCCGCCAAGGGCAAGCGGGTGCAGGCGCTGGGCGGCGCCAAGAACCACATGCTGGTGCTGCCGGACGCCGACCTGGACGCGGCGGCCGACGCGGCGGTGAGCGCGGCCTACGGCTCGGCGGGCGAGCGCTGCATGGCGATCTCGGCGGTCGTGGCGGTCGGTGCCATCGGTGACACGCTGGTGGAGAAGATCCGCGAGCGCGCCGAGAAGATCAAGATCGGTCCGGGCAACGACCCGACGTCCGAGATGGGCCCGCTGATCACCGCCGCCCACCGCGACAAGGTGGCGTCGTACGTCTCCGGTGCCGCCGCCGAGGGCGCCGAGGTGGTGCTCGACGGCACCGGCCACACCGTCGAGGGCTTCGAGGACGGCCACTGGATCGGCATCTCGCTGCTCGACAAGGTGCCGACCACCGCCAAGGCCTACCAGGACGAGATCTTCGGCCCGGTGCTGTGCGTGCTGCGCGTCGACACCTACGAGGAGGGCGTGGCGCTCATCAACGCCTCGCCGTTCGGCAACGGCACCGCGATCTTCACCCGGGACGGCGGCGCGGCCCGCCGCTTCCAGCTGGAGATCGAGGCGGGCATGGTCGGCGTGAACGTGCCGATCCCGGTGCCGGTGGGCTACCACTCCTTCGGCGGCTGGAAGGACTCGCTCTTCGGCGACCACCACATCTACGGCAACGACGGCACGCACTTCTACACCCGCGGCAAGGTCGTCACCACCCGCTGGCCCGACCCGGCCGACGCCCCGGCGGGCGTGGACCTGGGCTTCCCGCGCAACCACTGA